A single genomic interval of candidate division TA06 bacterium harbors:
- the acpS gene encoding holo-ACP synthase → MIIAIGTDIAKVERVEKAYQRYGQRFLEKIFTGGEIRFCLSRKHPAPALAARFAAKEAVSKCLGTGFHRGVYPNLIEIMDNEKSRPTVKLHGRALEFGKDNVFHLSLSHEKEYVIAVAVMEKV, encoded by the coding sequence ATGATTATCGCCATCGGCACCGATATCGCCAAGGTTGAACGGGTGGAAAAGGCTTACCAAAGATACGGCCAGCGTTTTTTAGAAAAAATTTTTACCGGGGGCGAGATCCGGTTCTGCCTGTCCCGCAAGCATCCGGCCCCGGCCCTGGCCGCCCGGTTCGCTGCCAAGGAGGCGGTATCCAAGTGCCTGGGAACCGGCTTCCACCGCGGGGTCTATCCCAATTTGATAGAGATAATGGACAACGAGAAGAGCCGGCCCACCGTGAAACTGCACGGCCGGGCGCTGGAGTTCGGGAAGGACAATGTGTTCCACCTGTCGTTGTCGCACGAGAAGGAGTATGTGATCGCGGTGGCGGTGATGGAGAAAGTCTAA
- a CDS encoding NAD-dependent epimerase/dehydratase family protein gives MPENLSQNRKPLALVTGVTGFIGSHLAEALLKEGFRVKALVRPTSDLRWIKGLEMELLSGSLHDSKFLEQAAAGADYIFHLAGAVKVKNPRDFYLHNAQATLNLAKAAVATASGLKRFLFVSSQAAAGPAECLQRPVCERDQCRPLSNYGQSKLQAERELLGLSGNLPVTIVRPPSVYGPRDTEVLAYFRWINRGLALLPGLRTRYANLIYVTDLVGGIIAPAKEQKSIGKTYFLAGDRAYSWQEISDAIAQSLGTKPLKIHLPLGLAYFSALMSEAGAAVTLKPGLFTRQKVNEMAQRYWLVSSQAAKEDFGFKCRYDLPQGMAETALWYKQQGWI, from the coding sequence ATGCCCGAAAACCTTTCTCAAAATAGAAAGCCCCTGGCCCTGGTCACCGGCGTCACCGGCTTCATCGGCAGCCACCTGGCCGAAGCTCTGCTTAAAGAAGGGTTCCGGGTGAAGGCCCTGGTCCGGCCCACCAGCGACCTGAGATGGATCAAGGGCCTGGAGATGGAGCTTTTGTCCGGCAGCCTGCATGACAGCAAATTCTTGGAGCAGGCCGCCGCCGGTGCGGATTACATCTTTCACCTGGCCGGTGCCGTCAAGGTAAAAAATCCGAGGGATTTTTATCTTCACAACGCCCAGGCGACGCTGAACCTGGCCAAAGCCGCCGTGGCCACCGCTTCCGGGTTGAAACGCTTCCTGTTTGTCTCCAGCCAGGCCGCGGCCGGCCCGGCAGAGTGTTTGCAGCGACCGGTCTGCGAACGGGACCAATGCCGTCCCCTGTCGAATTACGGCCAAAGCAAACTGCAGGCCGAGCGGGAACTGCTGGGATTGTCCGGCAATCTGCCTGTGACCATAGTGCGCCCCCCTTCGGTCTACGGCCCCCGCGACACCGAGGTGCTGGCCTATTTCCGATGGATCAACCGCGGGCTGGCCCTGCTGCCGGGCTTAAGGACTCGCTACGCCAACCTGATCTATGTTACGGACCTGGTCGGTGGAATTATTGCTCCGGCTAAGGAACAAAAGTCTATTGGAAAGACATATTTTCTGGCCGGTGACCGGGCCTATTCCTGGCAGGAGATATCGGACGCCATCGCCCAAAGCCTGGGGACAAAACCATTGAAAATTCATTTGCCATTGGGGCTGGCCTATTTTTCGGCGCTGATGTCGGAGGCCGGCGCCGCGGTCACTTTAAAACCCGGTCTGTTCACCCGGCAAAAAGTGAACGAGATGGCCCAGCGCTACTGGCTGGTGTCCTCCCAGGCGGCCAAGGAAGATTTTGGATTTAAATGCCGATATGACCTGCCACAGGGAATGGCGGAAACAGCGCTCTGGTACAAACAACAGGGCTGGATATAA
- a CDS encoding class I SAM-dependent methyltransferase: MPPNRLYNDLAWLWPLWEKVADYKPESARFIKLINKHCPKAKAILDIACGGGKNDYYLKKRFAVTGLDLSPQMIALAKKLNPQADYHLGDMRSFDLGKKFDVVFFNDGIIYMRTKEDLLKALKNARRHLMPGGVMALYVEDCQERFEQSKTSVWRSRSGGYDITYIENDYDPDPRDSSYEMAFVYIIRRGKILRIEHDTHTAGLFSLDQWRRTMKQAGFKVIADRPQKLGDELVQLLVGKNIEPPEL, translated from the coding sequence ATGCCCCCAAACCGCTTATATAACGACCTGGCCTGGCTGTGGCCGCTTTGGGAAAAGGTGGCGGACTATAAACCCGAAAGCGCCCGGTTCATCAAACTGATAAACAAGCACTGTCCGAAGGCTAAGGCCATTTTGGACATCGCCTGCGGCGGGGGCAAGAACGACTATTACCTGAAAAAACGCTTTGCCGTGACCGGATTAGACTTAAGCCCGCAGATGATCGCTCTGGCTAAAAAGCTCAACCCTCAGGCCGATTATCATTTAGGCGACATGCGCAGTTTTGATCTGGGGAAAAAGTTTGATGTGGTATTCTTCAACGACGGCATCATCTATATGCGGACCAAGGAGGACCTGCTGAAAGCCTTGAAGAACGCCCGCCGCCACCTTATGCCCGGCGGAGTGATGGCGCTGTACGTGGAGGATTGCCAGGAGCGCTTTGAGCAAAGCAAAACCTCGGTCTGGCGCTCAAGGTCGGGCGGATACGACATCACTTACATCGAGAACGACTATGATCCCGATCCCCGGGACAGCAGTTATGAGATGGCCTTCGTCTATATCATCCGCCGGGGCAAAATATTACGGATAGAGCACGACACCCACACCGCCGGGCTGTTCAGCCTTGATCAGTGGCGCCGGACCATGAAACAGGCGGGTTTTAAAGTGATCGCGGACCGGCCCCAAAAACTGGGGGACGAGCTGGTACAGCTACTGGTGGGGAAAAATATTGAACCGCCAGAACTCTAA
- a CDS encoding carboxypeptidase regulatory-like domain-containing protein — MKRKIFLFLSLGLTASVALATQFPLIGGPGLVHLQSAKAGPGFGYRSLAAVSSYSNQTFYGLQGTDDAFTDLWSHNSISYSPLPGLAVISQGLAHAEQWNIKNPMPDSFTADKSLGCPGDALLALKYQWGLRDGRWDLGLMPVVTIPMNRAKYQDSPSQSGQLDFGGKLLSDFNVSELTVLVNAGFLTRGEERPQLPLGLGLEYGFGQKFSAFLEASAELRLGAQKDSLTDNQILRGRGADRNEIRLTPGLRFAPASFLGLNLGCDIGLSQAAAPWQLILGFDFPAAAGRAPVAPLWGAVAGIINDNSTRAAIKGVISFPDQNLPAVTSDASGNYRLKLKPGRYKVQVTADGYRTITRELEVKAGQDAGWELGLNKKLGQLTLTVTDASGKRPLQAWLNFGAAGQQSYRTDPTTGQYLARLVPGNYTLTVGAPGYISQNVALTVKDKDHLQQNVSLQPLVQAAVPPQPAAPSVAPIPIKPKPVAAKPPAAARPARPATPAAPRMSAEEVTALYKKGVQQFMNEEYSAAEKTFKQVLEADPGHAKAKEYLGKTRDRLKKSKG, encoded by the coding sequence ATGAAAAGAAAAATATTTTTATTCTTATCGTTAGGGCTGACTGCGTCAGTTGCCCTGGCTACCCAGTTCCCCTTGATAGGAGGCCCGGGGTTGGTTCACCTGCAATCGGCCAAGGCCGGGCCGGGGTTTGGATACCGCAGTCTGGCCGCCGTATCCTCTTATTCCAATCAGACCTTTTACGGCCTGCAGGGAACGGATGACGCCTTCACCGACCTGTGGAGTCACAACTCCATCAGCTACTCCCCGCTACCCGGCCTGGCGGTGATAAGCCAAGGCCTGGCCCACGCCGAGCAGTGGAATATCAAAAATCCCATGCCAGACAGTTTTACTGCCGACAAAAGCCTGGGCTGCCCCGGCGACGCGTTGCTGGCCCTGAAATACCAGTGGGGATTGCGAGACGGACGCTGGGACCTGGGGCTAATGCCCGTGGTCACAATACCCATGAACCGCGCCAAATATCAGGATTCGCCGTCGCAAAGCGGCCAGCTGGATTTCGGCGGAAAATTGCTATCGGACTTCAATGTTTCCGAGCTGACGGTTTTAGTGAACGCCGGGTTTTTAACCCGGGGCGAGGAACGCCCCCAGTTGCCTCTGGGCTTGGGACTGGAGTACGGCTTCGGTCAAAAATTCTCGGCTTTCCTGGAGGCTTCGGCCGAATTACGGCTGGGCGCCCAAAAAGATTCTTTGACCGATAACCAGATATTACGGGGCCGGGGAGCCGACCGGAACGAAATCCGGCTCACACCGGGGCTGCGCTTTGCCCCGGCTTCTTTTCTGGGGCTGAACCTGGGTTGTGATATCGGGTTGAGCCAGGCCGCGGCCCCCTGGCAGTTGATATTGGGATTTGACTTTCCGGCTGCGGCCGGCAGGGCGCCGGTTGCCCCGCTGTGGGGCGCCGTGGCCGGCATCATCAATGATAATTCCACCAGGGCCGCCATCAAGGGCGTCATCTCCTTCCCCGACCAGAACCTTCCGGCCGTCACCAGCGACGCCTCCGGCAACTACAGGCTAAAACTAAAACCGGGCCGGTACAAGGTGCAGGTTACGGCCGACGGCTACCGCACCATCACCAGAGAACTGGAAGTGAAGGCCGGACAGGACGCCGGGTGGGAGCTGGGCCTCAATAAAAAACTGGGGCAACTGACCCTTACTGTTACCGACGCTTCCGGGAAAAGGCCGCTGCAGGCCTGGCTGAACTTTGGCGCCGCCGGCCAGCAGTCATACCGCACCGATCCGACCACCGGCCAGTACCTGGCCCGGCTGGTTCCCGGGAATTACACCCTGACGGTGGGGGCCCCCGGCTATATCTCCCAAAATGTGGCCCTGACCGTCAAGGACAAGGACCATCTGCAGCAAAACGTTTCGCTGCAGCCCCTGGTTCAGGCGGCGGTTCCGCCCCAGCCGGCTGCGCCGTCAGTGGCTCCCATCCCGATCAAACCGAAACCGGTCGCGGCCAAACCGCCGGCGGCAGCCCGGCCTGCCAGGCCGGCAACCCCGGCCGCTCCCAGGATGTCGGCCGAGGAAGTGACCGCGCTTTACAAAAAGGGAGTCCAGCAATTTATGAACGAGGAATATTCCGCGGCCGAGAAAACCTTCAAGCAGGTGCTGGAGGCCGATCCCGGCCACGCCAAGGCCAAGGAGTATCTGGGCAAGACCAGGGACCGGTTGAAAAAATCAAAGGGATAA